GCCCTGCCTCAACGGCAAGATGGCGTTGCGTACCAACGGATTCTGGGGCACGGTCAGCCCCGACTACGACGACCCCGACGTCGTCGCCGCGCTGGTCAGCTTCATCAACGCGTTCGCCGCGCGCTACGACCACGCCGGCCCCGGCGGCACCGCCGACCCGCGGATCGGCTTCATGACGATGGGCCTGGTCGGCCTGTGGGGTGAGTGGCACACCTGGCCCTACGACCGCGACCTGGCCGACGGCTACCCCAACCTGATGCCGACCGACACCACGATCCGCACCATCATGGGCGCGTTCGACAGCGCGTTCAGCAACATCCAGATCGAGACGCGCTACCCGCTGGCCGGCACCGAGAACGCCAACATCGGGTTCCACGACGACTCCTGGCCCTACAAGGAGTGGCGTGGCAACGCGCTCAAGGGCATGACACTGCCGGTCTCGATGGGCGGCTGGGACGACGCGTTCCTGCAACTCCAGCTCAACACCGGCACCGAGAACCGGTGGATCACGAACTCGATCGGCGGCGAGGCGCGGCCCGAGATCCAGGGCAGCCTCTACGCCAACTGGCCGGGCGGTTCCGGGCAGGTCGACGACGTGCTCGCCGCGACCGAGCTCACCCACATCTCCTGGATGATCAACCAGACCGGCGCCGGCGGCTACAGCGCGACTGACCCGAAGGTCTCGGCCGGCGTCCGGAAGATGGGCTACAACCTGCACATCCCGCAGGCCAACTTCAACAGCACCGCCTCGGGTACGTTCAAGGTCGGCGTCACCATGCAGAACGACGGTGTCGCGCCCTTCTACTACCCGTGGACAACGGTGATCGGGCTGCGCGACGCGTCCGGCGCGATCGTCAAGACCTGGGACACCTCCTGGGATCTGCGCCAGGTGCAGCCGCTGAAGGTCCGGGCGTTCCCCGACTGGAATGTCGGAGCCAACCCGACCTACCTCGACTTCGGCCGCCCGGTCAACTTCTCGGCCAACCTCAGCACCGCGGGCGTTCCGGCGGGCTCCTACAGCCTCGTCCTGAAGGTGCGCAACCCGCTGGAGACGGTCACCCCGGCCGTCTTGCGGGCCCGGCCCGCCGCCAGCCGGTTGACCGACTGGATCATCGATCAGTGGCGGCCGGCTCTTCCGCTGTCGTTCGCCAACGCCAACCAGGGCACCGATGGCTGGGTCAACCTCGGAAACCTGAGCACCGGATCGTGTACGGGTGACTGCACGGCGCCGTCGGCTCCGTCTGGCCTGGCGGTGTCCGGGGTGACGAACACGAGTGTGTCGTTGTCCTGGACGGCGTCGACCGACAACGTCGGCGTGACCGGCTACCAGGTGTTCCGCGACGGCCTGTTGGTCGGTTCGCCGACCACAACGTCCTACACCGACACCGGCCGGTCGCCGGGGCAGACCTACCAATACACCGTGCGGGCGCGCGACGCCGCGGGCAACGTGTCGGGGCCGTCGGCCACGGTTTCCGGGACCACGAGCGGGTGTGCGGGTGACTGCACCGCGCCCAGCGCTCCGACGCTGTCGTCGACGGGCAAGACCGACACCACGGTGTCGCTGTCGTGGACCGGATCCACGGACAACGTCGGCGTGACCGGCTACGAGGTGTTCCGCGGCGGGACACTGGTCGGTTCGCCCACCGGGACGACGTTCACCGACACCGGGCTGACCGCCTCGACCGCCTACAGCTACACGGTCAAGGCACGGGACGCCGCCGGGAACAGGTCTGCCGCCAGCAACGCGGTCGCGGTGACCACGAACGCGGGGACACCACCGCCGACCGGGCTGGTGCTCGACAACTTCGACGGGACACCGGCGTATCCGTCCGCCGCATTGAACGACCTCAACAAGTGGACGGGCGCCAACTGCTTCCTCGACGGCGGCGGCTCGGGCGTGGTCACGGGTGGGGCGTTGAGCCTGCGTTACAACAACTGTGGCTGGTTCGGCTCCGACGTCGGTGTCGACCTGTCCGCGTACACCTATCTGGTGGTTCGGGTCAAAGGCTTGGCAGGTGGCGAGCAGAGCCACTTCAACCTCGGGTTCGGCGGCAGCACTAAGGTGTTCGGCGACTTCACCTTGGACGGTGGCGGGCATCCCGTCATCACGACCGCCTATCAGGACATCCGCATTCCGATGGCGGCCAACGGGATCAACCGCAACTCGCCGTCGCAGCTCGCCATGGGCTTCTGGTATGGCGGCAACTCCACCATCAGCATCGACAACATCTCCTTCCAGTAGGGGAAGGCATTCATGCGTGCTCGCACCCTGCGGCTGCTCACCGTGACGACGCTGCTCGCCGGCGTCGGCGCGGTGGCGGTCGCCGCACCGGCCCAGGCCGCAACCGTCACCTACAGCGCCGATCTCGGCACCGCGTTCGCCAACCCGGAGCGCGGCTTCCACAACCGCTACGAGATCATCAACGACCCGGCGGTCAACGACTACGTCAACGCCGCCACCATTCCCGGCTTCAACCCGGACCTGCTCGACCGGACCTTCGCCCGGGCCAAGGCCAACGGCAACACGCTCATCCACAGCTACGTCCATCTCGACAAGTACAGGACCCAGGCGTTGCCCCAGGCGCTGCTCGACAACCTGGCCTCGGGGCTGGCCGCCGTTCGGGCCGCCGGCATGAAGATCGTGCTGCGGCCGGCGTACACCTGGGATGGCTATGTCACGGTCGACGAGGCGCAGATCCTCGCGCACATCGGGCAGCTCAACGCCGTCATCACGGCGAATGCCGACGTGGTGCTGCACCTGGAGACCGGATATCTCGGTGCCTGGGGCGAGTGGCACACCGGCGGCCTGACCAACCCGTCGTCGGTCGAGGAGGCGCCCGCGCGTTACCGGATCGTCAAGAAGATCCTCGACACCACGCCGGCGACCATCCCGCTGGCGATGCGCTACCCGATCTACATCAAGGAGGTCACCGACCCCACCTCGTGCGTCGTGCCCGGCGGGTGCAACCTGACCCAGGCGCAGGAGGACCGGATCGGCTTCCACAACGACTGTTTCCTGGCCGACTTCAACGACCAGGGCACCTACGACAACCCGTCCTGGATGGGCTGGTACTACATCGAGCAGAAGAAGCAATGGATGTACGACCTGGCCACCTCGACCGGGCAGAACAAGATGGTCGGCGGTGAGACCTGCGGGTCCGACGGCTACAACGACGCGGCGTGCGTGAACGCGCAGACCGAGATGCAGAAGCTCAACTTCACCGAGATCAACGAGGACTACGCGGCGGTCAACACCGACAAGTGGCGGGCGGCCAACCTGGCGGCCAGCGGTAACGATCCCGCGGAGACCTGTTTCACCCGCATCAAGCGCAAGCTCGGATATCGGCTGAGATTGCTGGACGCGACGTTCCCCACCACCGTCGCGCCCGGCGGCAGCCTCGCACTGACCGCGCACCTCACCAACGACGGCTGGTCTGGTCTGATCAAGACGCGGCCCGTCTACCTGGTGCTCGACAACGGCACCAACCGCTACAACCTGCCGCTCTCCGGGGTCGACCCGCGCAACTGGCTGGCCGGCGCCAGCACGCTCACCTCGAGCGTGACGGTGCCGGGCGGGGCTGCCGCCGGGACCTACAAACTGGCACTGTGGTTGCCCGATCCGAGCTCCGGGCTCCAAGCTCGGCCCGAATACTCGGTGCGGCTGGCCAACACCGGCACCTGGGACGCGGCCAAGGGTTACAACGTGCTGTCCACGTCGGTCAGCGTCGGCACCTGCACGGGTGACTGCGTGGCGCCGTCGGCGCCGTCCGGTCTGACGGTGTCGGGGGTGACCAACACGAGCGTGTTGTTGTCGTGGTCGGCCGCCAGCGACAATGTCGGCGTGACGGGCTACCAGGTGTTCCGCGACGGCGTGCTGGTCGGTTCGCCCACGACGACATCGTTCACCGACACCGGTCGGTCGCCGGGGCAGACCTATCAATACACGGTGCGGGCGCGGGATGCCGCGGGGAACGTGTCGGGGCCGTCTTCGGCCGTTTCCGGCACGACGAGTGGGTGTTCGGGTGACTGCACCGCGCCCAGTGCCCCGACGTTGTCGTCGCCGGGCAAGACCGACACCACCGTTTCCTTGTCCTGGACCGGATCCACGGACAATGTCGGCGTGACCGGCTACGAGGTCTTCCGGGGCGGGGCGTTGGTTGGTTCGCCTTCGGGCACCTCGTTCACCGACAGCGGTCGGACCGCGTCGACGGCCTACAGCTACACCGTCAAGGCGCGGGACGCGGCCGGGAACCGGTCGGCGGCCAGCAACACCGTCACGGTCACCACCGACGCGACTCCACCACCTCCGACGGGACTTGTGCTCGACAACTTCGACGGGACACCGGCATACCCGTCGTCGTCGCAGAATGATCTGGGTAAGTGGACCGGGGCCAACTGCTTCCTCGACGGCGGCGGCTCAGGTGTTGTCACCGGCGGGGCGTTGAGCCTGCGCTACAACAACTGTGGGTGGTTCGGCTCCGACGTCGGCGTCGACCTGTCCGCGTACACCTATCTGGTCGTGCGGGTGAAGGGTCTGGCCGGTGGCGAGCAGAGCCACTTCAACCTGGGCCTCGGCGGCAGCACCAAGGTGTTCGGAGACTACACATTGGATGGCGGTGCCCATCCGGTCATCACCACGAGCTATCAGGACATCCGCATCCCGATGACCGCCAACGGGATCAACCGCAACTCGCCGTCACAGCTCGCCATGGGCTTCTGGTATGGCGGCAACTCCACCATCACCATCGACCACATCTCCTTCCAGTAACCGCACGACGCTGCCCGCGTCTTTTCAAGGAGTTCTTCGTGACAACCATCGTTTTCCTCGGCGCGGGCAGCGTCGTGTTCACCCGCGAGCTGCTGCCGGCAGGGTTGCGCTGATGGAACTTGCGGACTACACACCGGTCCCCGCCATCCGCCGGCCGCTGACCCACGTGCCGCGAGCGTCGGTGCCGGCCGTCGACGTGCACAACCACCTGGGCCGTTGGCTCGGCGACGGCGACTGGCTCGTCGCCGAACTCCCCGCGCTCATCGACCTGATGGACGAGGTCAACGTGCGCACGATCGTCAACCTCGACGGCCGCTGGGACGCGGAGTTGGACGCCAACATCGCCCGTCTCGACCGCGCGTTTCCCGACCGCTTCGTGACCTTCTGCCATCTTGACTGGTCGCTCCTGCACCACCCCGACCCGACCAGCGCGTTGATCGCGAGCCTGCACCGGGCCCGGGACGCCGGCGCCCGCGGCGTGAAGGTCTGGAAAGACCTCGGCCTGACCGTGACCGATGCGGCCGGCAACGTCGTCCTGCCCGACGACCCACGGCTGGCGGAGGTCTTCGCCGCGGCGGGCGAGTTGGGCCTGCCGGTGCTCATCCACACCGCCGACCCGATCGCGTTCTTCGGGCCGCTGGACGCTTCCAACGAGCGGTTCGAGGAACTGTCCGAGAACCCGTCGTGGTGGTTCGGCGCCCCCGGCTATCCGACGTTCGATCGGCTGATGGCGGCGCTGGAAACGGTGGTGGCGGGCGCACCGGGCACCACGTTCATCGGCGC
This genomic interval from Asanoa ferruginea contains the following:
- a CDS encoding fibronectin type III domain-containing protein, whose amino-acid sequence is MPSIRTLLATTAAALSLVLVSSSAVAAPAGPPSRPPAGPGPDTSLATHTYAYADAPVGQPLKGFAPYYFPGDNLSTKYPGGLTWSYFALNEVMKDPSSCSVFDWSVFEKALDEAAVWGRQVAFRFYVEYPGGSGTHPGNGIPPCLNGKMALRTNGFWGTVSPDYDDPDVVAALVSFINAFAARYDHAGPGGTADPRIGFMTMGLVGLWGEWHTWPYDRDLADGYPNLMPTDTTIRTIMGAFDSAFSNIQIETRYPLAGTENANIGFHDDSWPYKEWRGNALKGMTLPVSMGGWDDAFLQLQLNTGTENRWITNSIGGEARPEIQGSLYANWPGGSGQVDDVLAATELTHISWMINQTGAGGYSATDPKVSAGVRKMGYNLHIPQANFNSTASGTFKVGVTMQNDGVAPFYYPWTTVIGLRDASGAIVKTWDTSWDLRQVQPLKVRAFPDWNVGANPTYLDFGRPVNFSANLSTAGVPAGSYSLVLKVRNPLETVTPAVLRARPAASRLTDWIIDQWRPALPLSFANANQGTDGWVNLGNLSTGSCTGDCTAPSAPSGLAVSGVTNTSVSLSWTASTDNVGVTGYQVFRDGLLVGSPTTTSYTDTGRSPGQTYQYTVRARDAAGNVSGPSATVSGTTSGCAGDCTAPSAPTLSSTGKTDTTVSLSWTGSTDNVGVTGYEVFRGGTLVGSPTGTTFTDTGLTASTAYSYTVKARDAAGNRSAASNAVAVTTNAGTPPPTGLVLDNFDGTPAYPSAALNDLNKWTGANCFLDGGGSGVVTGGALSLRYNNCGWFGSDVGVDLSAYTYLVVRVKGLAGGEQSHFNLGFGGSTKVFGDFTLDGGGHPVITTAYQDIRIPMAANGINRNSPSQLAMGFWYGGNSTISIDNISFQ
- a CDS encoding DUF4832 domain-containing protein, producing the protein MRARTLRLLTVTTLLAGVGAVAVAAPAQAATVTYSADLGTAFANPERGFHNRYEIINDPAVNDYVNAATIPGFNPDLLDRTFARAKANGNTLIHSYVHLDKYRTQALPQALLDNLASGLAAVRAAGMKIVLRPAYTWDGYVTVDEAQILAHIGQLNAVITANADVVLHLETGYLGAWGEWHTGGLTNPSSVEEAPARYRIVKKILDTTPATIPLAMRYPIYIKEVTDPTSCVVPGGCNLTQAQEDRIGFHNDCFLADFNDQGTYDNPSWMGWYYIEQKKQWMYDLATSTGQNKMVGGETCGSDGYNDAACVNAQTEMQKLNFTEINEDYAAVNTDKWRAANLAASGNDPAETCFTRIKRKLGYRLRLLDATFPTTVAPGGSLALTAHLTNDGWSGLIKTRPVYLVLDNGTNRYNLPLSGVDPRNWLAGASTLTSSVTVPGGAAAGTYKLALWLPDPSSGLQARPEYSVRLANTGTWDAAKGYNVLSTSVSVGTCTGDCVAPSAPSGLTVSGVTNTSVLLSWSAASDNVGVTGYQVFRDGVLVGSPTTTSFTDTGRSPGQTYQYTVRARDAAGNVSGPSSAVSGTTSGCSGDCTAPSAPTLSSPGKTDTTVSLSWTGSTDNVGVTGYEVFRGGALVGSPSGTSFTDSGRTASTAYSYTVKARDAAGNRSAASNTVTVTTDATPPPPTGLVLDNFDGTPAYPSSSQNDLGKWTGANCFLDGGGSGVVTGGALSLRYNNCGWFGSDVGVDLSAYTYLVVRVKGLAGGEQSHFNLGLGGSTKVFGDYTLDGGAHPVITTSYQDIRIPMTANGINRNSPSQLAMGFWYGGNSTITIDHISFQ
- a CDS encoding amidohydrolase family protein encodes the protein MELADYTPVPAIRRPLTHVPRASVPAVDVHNHLGRWLGDGDWLVAELPALIDLMDEVNVRTIVNLDGRWDAELDANIARLDRAFPDRFVTFCHLDWSLLHHPDPTSALIASLHRARDAGARGVKVWKDLGLTVTDAAGNVVLPDDPRLAEVFAAAGELGLPVLIHTADPIAFFGPLDASNERFEELSENPSWWFGAPGYPTFDRLMAALETVVAGAPGTTFIGAHVGCAAEDLAWVDGMLTRYPNFHVDLGGRLAELGRQPRATRRLIVTHPDRLLFGSDAFPPSREAYEVYWRFLETEDECFPYAPGARVPPQGRWDISAIGLPPDVLSQVYAGNARQLLGLPG